The genomic segment GAATGAAGGCGTCGCTGCAGAAGACTTGAGCGAAGGGGAAAAAGCGAAGCGACAAGAAACGTATCAGGCGAGCCTGAAAAAGAGACGCCAGGCACGCGGTGATCGTGACAAAGAGGCGCTCCTTTCCAATTTTGGTAAGGAGAAAGTGGCGACGGTTGTGATCAATAACGTCGTGGGGGACACAGCCGCTGCGAACCGCTATCTGAATCGAAAAATCTTCCGCGCCGCTTACAGCATCTATGCGGGGGCACAGGAGCGCGCGTCGCAACAAACCAAACAGAACAAAGACGCCGCTGCACAAAAAGCGTTGCAAGAACACAAAAAGCAGTGGGGCAAAGCGGGTCCCGGATTTGTCCGCTTTGAATACAAGGTGATCCGCTCGGACTTGCCTTACCCACGCGTCCTCAATATGGGGCGGCAGGACAATACGTTTACGTTTCTCGTCGGCCCGGCGATCAATCTTCGCGAATTTGCTGAACAAATTGGTGTGGGATCCGTGTCGGACGTGCAGGGTCGCGAGATCCAAATCCGCGCGCAATTGCCGACGCCGATTCCGGATCCCGATATTGAAGAACTGGTGCTCCAGCATGGCGACGAGAAAGTGGTGCGTGTCGAAGTCCACGGCGCTGAGGGAAGCCCGGAGTTGGTGCAACTGTATCTGCAAAATCAAACCGAAGCGCTCGACAACGGCGGAAATAAACTTTCACTCGTCGCCATGGAGGCTTTGGGGAACGGCCAGTATCAGTTTGTGGTAGCACCGGTTGAGAATGCACAAGTGTTTGCCGAAAGCCTGGATTGGGGGCAACCGGAAAACGTCGATGCGGATGCAGGGTTGGTGACCATAGCCGCCCAATTGCCGGAGCACCTGCCCAGCCGAGCCGAACTACGAGCGGCCGAGGAAAAACTGCGGGCGGAGGAAAGAAAACGACAAGCGGACGAAAACGCCATTCGCAGCGCCGACATTTCCGGAAAAGCTCGTCCGGGTGAAGCGGAATTAGACTGGGCCCTTCGCGATCTGCAAGAGGAAAACGCCAGCCGTCCCGAAAAGGCTCTCAAAGCATTGGCTCGGATGGATGTGGATGACGAGCGGCGCGAGGAGGTTGCCAAGGTGTTGCAACAAACCATCGGCAAGCCCTTCTTTCGTCTGAAGGATCAGATCCCGGCGATCCTGCATTGGAAAACAGACGACACCGAACAAATGATTCTGCAAATGGGCGGGAAACATCACTCGCCTGACGATGGCGCCGCCTTGATGCAGGCCCTTGTCGAGTTAAACACGCCCACCACCGCGCGTGCGCTCGCCACCGCACTGACGGACTTCTTTTCCGGTGATGATTCGGTGCGGTATCTGATTCAAATGGGACCGCTCGCCGAAGGTCCGGTGTTGCCCTATCTAAAACATAAAGACGCACGCATCCGCCGACGGGTCTACGCCGTCCTCATCGAAATCGGCGGCCGCAAATCAATGGGCAGCGTGCGCTCCAACGTGAAGTTGGAAAAGGATCCCGTGATGAAAGCTCTTGCGGAGGGGTGCGATACGGAGATCCGAGCGCGGGTGGCTGCGGCGGAGGAAGCGGAGAAGGCGGGTGCGGAGGGGGGAGATGGGGAGTGATTGGGCGTTGTTGTTACGCGATTCAAGCGTTGTAGGGTGAATTAGGGGAAACACTGCTGGGCAAGTCAGTATTGGCACCCGGAGGACGTTTCGCTGCAGAAAGGCTACCGGCCGCGTATTGACATTCATGGCAACCGCATCTTAAACCACAACACTAACGAGTTCCGTTCTCCAATTTCTGGTTTCGGAGAGTAGCATTGGCTAACGATGGGCATCTTGAAGTAGTTGATATCAATGGCATCGTGTTCACGGAGGAGGGTAGATCGTTGTGTCTAGAATTTGTGGAAACGATTCCACCATATGGAACGTTTTTCGTTACTTTTAGTAACGTGCTAGTCACAAAACTTTTCCGAGATGGTCGTGATGAATTTCCGCTAACTGTAATTGACTTGAAATGGCAGCCGATTCCTAACGCAGAGATAAAAGCAGTCTTGTTTGCACACGGTTCCCCATTCCTTGACTCTTTTGGAAATCCAAGGGTACCCAGTACGCCTTTGGTGATTGCACATCTCGAAGGTGATCTAGTGGGCGATGTCATTGCAGAAGATGTTGTTGTCGAACCTGCCTAACATCCCCTTGAAAAACCCTCACTTAACACACATGTTAGAGAGACGCAGGTCATGCAGCCGCCTGACGGGAATCACGCGGGGCATTCAACCGCGCGTCAGGCGGCTGCCTGACCTACCGCTCTACAGTGTCGGCAAAAAACCACAGCTACCAGTGTCATCATCGATGAAGATTGTAATGCTATTATTATCGGACACCATTTCAACCTCTTCTGAGCCAAACCATTCGGTATGTGACCGTTGTGCACGGCGAAAATTGACCTGCCACACTTTGTTGAGTGGTCCATTGATGGTCGGCGTTGTGATGTTTCTTACCGTGGGTGTTTCGCGCTCATCCAAACACCGTACTAAAGATAAGGTATCGTACTCTATCCCTTGTTCGCCAAGAAATCTTTTAGCGTGGTGAATTGCATCGTCTTTAGTCATCGGTACCGACTCCATTGCCCGGTTACGAAGAAAAGTTCAATGCCACCCTTTGGTGGTGGTTCAAGTCGCCGGCTTCGCGGATAGCCCGCAGATATGCGTCGGTGAATTCAAATCCGAAAAGCAGCACGCCTCACATCATATAATAACAGATCGAGGGGCGTGCGGAGGATTAAACATTTCCTCGGTTGATATCCGAATTGCTGCCGTGCTTCCCCACTGATGTCCGAACGACTTGGCATTCGCGACGCGGCGCGGTTCAATGGAGGCTTACATATCCTGCCGCCAAGAACTCACGAAGCGCATCGAGGAGCTGACTATGACCTCACCATCCCATGAGACACACATTCCGCGACGCACATTGCTCGGATCAATGGGGGCAGCCGCCGGGACGGCGTTGTTTGCTGGGGATGCTCTTGCGGCGGATCCGGCGGGGGCGGTTTTGGATCGGACTTCGTCGATTCGGATTACGCGGTTGACGCCCAACATTTGTCGGGATCGGGTGTACGTTAAGATCGACACGAATCATGGCATTAGTGGGTGGGGGGAGATCAAGGGGGTTGTGCCAACGGTGGCGGCGGCGTTGGCGGCTTCGATGTTTGAGATGTTGGACGGGCAGAATCCGACGCGGATTGAGCATTTGTGGCAGGTGCTGTATCGGGCGGAGCGGAATCAGCGCGGCGGGGCGTTTATGCTGCACACGATTGCCGGGATCGATATGGCGCTGTGGGATATCACCGGGCAGTTGTGGGGCGTGCCGGTGTATCGCCTATTGGGGGGGCCGCTACGGGAGAAGATTCGCGTTTATCCCACGGACAAGGCGATCAAGGTCGGCAGCGGGCCGCAACCGCAGTCGGGCAATCCCGATCAGATTGAACGCATGGTGCAGTCGGTCCGCGCTGCTCGCGAAAAGGTCGGCCCCGATGGCACGGTGATGTTCGATGCGCACAGCGCCGTGCCGCCGGCGATGCTGATTCAATTCGCCGCCGCCATCGAACCGTACAACCTGTTGTTTCTGGAAGAGCCGGCGGTGCCGGGAAATATTGAGGTCTTCAAACGGCTGAAACAACAAATCCGCATTCCGCTCGCCGCCGGGGAACGGGACCGCACGATTTGGGGCATCCTGCCGTATCTGGCGGAAAAGGTGCTGGACATCGTACAGCCCGATTGCGGCTATACGGGAGGCATCAGCCAGATGAAAAAGATCGCCACGCTGGCCGAGGCCTACATGACGCCCATCGCGCCGCACTGCACGCAATCGTATTTGGGCATGACAGCCAGTTTCCACGTCGCCGCCTCGGTACCGTTGTTTTTGATCCACGAAGCGTACGACGATGAACTGCTAGGGACAATCGTCAAGCCGCATTGGCAGCGGACCGACGACGGGCACGTGACCTTGCCGGAGGGGACGGGGCTGTGTGTAGATATTGACGAAACCGCGCTGGCCAAGGTGGCGGCGGATCCGAATTACAAATACCGCTGGCGGGGTCCGAAATTGGATGCGGATGGTGGAGTCGTGGATTATTGAAGCCCCACCGGGAGGGCGAAGCTCCTGCTGAGCCGCATCGATGCGCTGGGCGTGGCAATGAAGTGCCCAATAGAGGCGCTGAATGAAAGTTATTTGCCAAACTCGATTGTCTGAAAAATGGTCTCACCAATTTCTGGAGGAGCGCCGTTTAATTTGGCAATCATAGTCAGTTTGGTAGTCATAGGTTGTTTCGGCCCCCCGTTGACATCCGGAAAGTGGACTCCGATGAGTTCCTCGTTTCGAGCGATACGAGCACGACGTCCGTCAATCGTGGTCCAGAATCCTTCGAACCCCTCCCTGTCGAGCGGATCAGAGTAAGCTCCATAGTCAAAAGATAATGTTAGTGTTGGACTGACGAATTCTCCGACCAATGAATCGAATCCCTGTACGTCTTGTTTTTGTAGGTTGGACGGCGCACGGAATCGAAAATAATTGTCAGCTTTTACCGTCTCCCAATCCGCGGGAACTTTATGGGCTAGTTCTTTGGTCGGCACGGACTCTCCGCAACCCAGAATAGCGGCCACGCTGAGCAGAATCGAAAGTCGCAAGACGGACATAGAGAAACTCCTGAATCTGTGCTCATTGAGATCTTCTATTCGCTGTACGCGAATCCGCGCCAGGCCTGGGTTGTTGCCCGTCGCACTACCTGATGAAGACGACCCATTCCTCGGATTGGTTCCCGAATTCATTCCAATTCGGCAAAAAAAGTTCGTCAATTTGATGCATCGCCGTCAGTTGTAGGAAAGTCCGAATGGAGGGTGACGGATTATTGAGGTGGGGGGCGGCAATTTTTGGTAACATCGATTTGACGATTCCGAACAGAGGCCTTCTCCTTTTTTACATGCCACGCGAATATTCGGACTTTACTTTTCCCGGAGAAACTCGATGAAATGGCTCTCGGTCGTGAAGGTTAACTTAATCTGCTTTTGTCTAGTGAGTGGGCTTCTGTTTTCTGTGAACGTTGGGCATTGCGATGATTTGTCGGCAGGCACAGGAGAGATAGTTGCAGGTGCCGAAAAAGCGATCACGAACCGAGAGTTGTTCGTAAAATGGAATCGGGAGCTTTGGAGTTGTTCAGAGAATGATTTACGTCTGTTGACGATGGACGACAACGATACGGTAAGCCTCTCAGCGGCATTCGAATTGCTTGTCGTGAGGCCGGCTCAGAAAAGAACCAACCGCGATGAACTTCGGACGCCAGAAACCACAGGGCTCCCCGCCAAAAGAGATTATCAAATTGATAGGGCTGATGCGGCGAGGTTTGTGGGATTCTGCGAGGGGCGTCTTAAGATTCCGTTGCCTGATTGGTATTTGGCCGTGCTGGAATTTGGATCTGTGCGTCACGACAGAGCTTCAACGTATTTTGTGTTTCGCGACGGCATGCACGGTCTGGCCATTCAAAAACAGCACGTAACAATCAAAGGCGACGATAATACGGAACTTGACTGGACGGTGCTTAGTAACGCCCCCAATGAAGTCACGGTCTCCGGAGACAATGTTGTACTAGATGGCACATCCGCAGAGTTGGTGATTCCTCTGAGTTCCGTGAAAACTAGAGGCGCTCTCCAGAAAGGTTTTGCGTTCACAAATGATGAGCGTCGCTTTTGGGTGACGATTTATGATCGCAGCATACTTAGCGAAGACGATTTACTGAGATTCTATGTTGGAGATAAAGTTCGGTGGGAAGCCGATGTATGGGGAACGATTCCTCCGTCTTCTATGAGTCTGCCCTTGGGCAATCACTATGTGTCCGTTGTACGCAATGACAACTTAGTATATGTCGTCGGTGCGGGAAATTGTGGAGCCTACATCGAAGGATTTGACGCTGAGAGTGGAAAGGTTGTCATGCGATTCACAGCATTGAGCTTCTGATCGGAAGTGTCTGCTAGTCGATCCCCAACAGTTGCCGCATTCCTTCCAACGGTTGGATGTAGGTCAGAAACGGCAGGCCGTCGACGGTTGGTTCTTGGCGGCGGGTGACGCCGTCGACTGCGGGGCCGTGTAGGACGAATTGCTCGAGCACGTGGAACTGCTGGGCGGAGTCGTAGGGGGCGAGGTGCTGCGGGGCGTCATTTAGATGGGCGATGGCGGCGGCGAGGGCGTAGCCGCCCCAGTTGCTGGTGCCGGTGACGATGGTCCAGTCGGTGGCGATGCGACAGGGAACGCGGCCGGCGTGGTCTCCTTCCAGTCGCCGATGCAGGTTTTCCCAGGGGATGCTCCCCATGCCGATTTCGTTGGCGCCGTCGCCGATGCCAATCGTTTTGATATCGGATCGTGATTGGGCGACGAATTCGAAGAGGCGATGGAGATTCCCGGAATAGGCGTCTATCGCTTCGCCCCGCATGTTGTGGCAGCGGTCATGGGCGGCCGGCGGTACGTGTTGCTGGAATTCCTTGAGCGGAACCGTCCCGCCGCGGAGCTGAATGGTGAGCGAATCAGCGGTGTGACAGGGGCCGACCCGTTCGAGGGCGATCAGGTGCGTCAGTTGTTTACCGGGGGCGGATTGGAAAAACGTCTCGCCGGTGTCGTTGTCGTCGATCACGGTTTGATACACGCGATCGCTGGGGAACTCCATGGCTCGTGCGGCAGCGCACAGGGCCGTATGACAGCGACTGTCGGTGATGACGTGGGTCTCGACTCCCAACTTTTCCAGAATCGCTGCTAAAAACAAGGAGCCAAGCGGTCCGTCGGTCTCAGCGGCTGGAGGTTGGCCGCCGGGAATAAAAAAGCCGGTGACGATCCCCACCGAACGGGCATTTTCGGCGAGTTCGGCGGCAGCGGCGGCGAGATGCCCGGGGCACAATGCGCCAAATTCTCGCTCGGTTCCGATCAACCCGCGCTGTGCGGGATCCCGACGAATGAGTTCATCGAGTTGAGCGATCAATGGCGATGGTGGGGTGGAGGGCATGTTCCTTATTGTGTATGGAATTGCGGAACGATTCAATTCGGTCGATGCGTCTCGGAGGCCTGAATCGACGCATTGGAGGGCGTGAAATCCCTCATGGCGCGTGGGGTTGGCGGGCAGTTTTTCGGTGGTTTTGGAGTGCAATCAGATGCTGGATCGAATATTCGGCGCTGTGGGTTGCTGCATGCTTCTCGTGCCTGGGAAACGACTTGAGTGGCATTCCTGGAACTGAGAAAACGGTCCGGAAACGGAGCTTCTCGGTTGTCAGCTGGGTTTCTTCATGCCAAAATCCTTTACTTATCGAAGAAGACCCGTCAATCAGGAATTCTTACAGTCGCAGTCAGCGCCGGTTGTGAGAATACGTTGAGGCTCCTCAAATCATTGTGAATGATCCGGCATTTCATCGATGCGGAAATCACGATGCGCCTGAACCATCGAGTCGAATTTTCAAGCAATTGTCAGCGATTGGCACAATCAACGAGCGATAAGGTATCGCCCTGAATTGGTTGCGTCTCGTCTGCCTTTAGGGATTGGTTTGGAACCGCATGGCAAAGATTCCAGACAGGAAGAACATGACCACCGCGGACATCTTGGCGTTTTGTCGCGCCGAGGCATCCGCCGGATCTTCATCGGACGCTCCGGCTGAGGAGGTTGTCGAGGCCCCTGCTCCGGAAGAAACAACCGCCGAAACACCTGCAGAGGAAGCACCCGCCGCAGAGTCCGCGCCGGCAGCTCCAGCTAAGAAGCCGACGTCGACGAAAGATATTCTGGCGGCGGCACGCGCAGCAGCGGCAGCAGGTGGTGAGAAAGCAGCGGCTCCTCCTGCGGCTGAGAAGCCCAAGGCAAAGGCCGCCTCCGGCGCCAAACCGACATCCACCAAAGATATACTAGCGGCCGCCCGCGCCCAAAAGGCGAGTGGTGGCGGGGCAGGTTCTGCAGCCCCGGCGAAGAAAAAAGAAGCTCCAGCTAAAGCGGCAACGACCGCCAGCGGCGACAAACCGTCGGTCAAGGAAATGCTGGCCGCGTTTCGCAACGAGAAACAAGCAGCGGGTGAGAAGGCGGCTCCTGCCGCGACCGACGCGGACGGCAAGAAGATGCCGCCCAAAATGCCGGTCCCGCCCCGTAAGCCCAAAGCCAAGCCAGTTCCGGCAGCAGTGGATGAGAATCGCCGCAGCTTTTTGGCCGCACTGCTAGTCGTGCCGTCGGCTTTCGCCGCAGCATGGGTCATGCTGGCTGGCTCAGCGAGCGCGTGGTTGTTGGCACTGGTTCGCTTCGGTTTGCCCAATGTGTTGGTCGAGCCACCGAGCAAATTCAAGATCGGCTCGCCGGGAGATTACGACTTCGGCACGGTCTCGACAAAATGGAAAGCGGAACGTGGCATCTGGGTGGTGCACACGGATCGCTACAAAGGACAAAACGTGATCGTCGCCTTGTCGACGGTTTGCACACACTTGGGCTGCACGCCGAACTGGTTGGAAGGGGAACAAAAATTCAAATGCCCCTGTCACGGTTCGGGATTTTACATCGATGGAGTCAACTTCGAAGGTCCCGCGCCGCGACCGTTGGAGCGACATGGTATCGTCGTCGCCGCTGACGGCATGCTGGAGGTCGACAAAGGCCTGAAGTTCCAAGAAGAGATGGGGCAATGGGAAGATCCCAAGTCCTTCGTTGGTGCCTAAGACGGGGCTGACGGCAATAGTTTTTAAAGGTCACGGCAGTAGAGTTGAGTTTCACTAATTCACTACGGCGCAATCGAGGTCACCGATGAAAATCGGCGAATATATTCGCGAGTCGCAAATTTGGAAGAGCGTTTTTCGGCATCCGGCGCCGTACGACCGTCGCAACCGCGTGGTGGTGATGCTGACCAACTTCTTCCTGCATCTCCATCCGGTTTCGATCAAAAAACAGGGGATCGCCCTGTCTTACACCTGGTGCATGGGAGGGATTACCTTCTTCCTATTCCTGGTGGAAACGGTCACCGGCGTGTTGCTGATGTTCTACTATAGACCCACGCTCGAACACGCATTCAACGACATACTCGCGCTGCGGGATGTGGCGACGCTGGGCATCATGCGGGAAATTCACCGCTGGGGCGCCCACGGAATGGTGATTACGGTGTGGCTGCATATGTACCGCGTCTTTCTGACCGGCAGTTATAAACCTCCACGCGAATTCAACTGGGTGGTCGGCGTGTTGCTGCTGGTGCTGACCCTCCTGCTATCGTTTACCGGCTATCTGTTGCCTTGGGACCAATTGGCCATTTGGGCTATTACAGTCGGTTCCAACATGGCCCGCGCGACTCCGTTTTTGGGGAGTGAAGGTCCAGGTGCTCAGATTTTGAATATTGGCGGTTTCGACCTGATTACCTCCGGCAGTGACGCACGGTTTGTGTTGCTGGGCGGTCGTTTTGTCGGTGAAGCCACCTTGAATCGTTTCTACATTTTGCACTGCGTCTTCATTCCGTTGGTTGTGGCGACATTGATTGCCATCCACTTCTGGCGTGTTCGCAAAGACGGCGGCATCAGCCAACCGCTGTAACGGCGTCACCGAGTCGTGTTAGGCGGCGTATTGCGTTGCAGTGAAATTTAAGTCACACAACTGGTTTGCTTGCGAGTTAATCGTCGATGCATCATCCCGATCTCACGTCCGAAGTGATCTTTGGTCTCGGCTGGCTGTATTTGTTGCTATTTGCAATGAATGCGGCTTGGGCCTTTCGCGCTTATGTCGAAGGTCCCGGCAAGCATGACCACGAAAGCGGCGACAAAGGTCATGAAGGAGAGCATTGGTCAGACGGGCCCAGTTTGGCCTATACGACGACCTGGGCGATCATCTCCATGGGCTTCTTTTTGTTGGCCGTCACGCACTTCACGGGAACAAGCGATCCCAGTGCGTTTTTGATTCGTATGCCGCAGTTTGTCAAAACGGGCATCGACGCGTTGGCCAATCCGGTGTTGTACTTCTTCGGCACAGTCGGCCTGTTCGTCTTGATGATCCTGCTCAGGCGAGTGCTGGCCAACGTCACCGTTGCCTGGGTGTTGCTGAATGTGACGATCGTGTTCATCGCTTTGAGCATGACCGATTACGACTTCCGTCAAATCGTGGGCAAACCGGACAACGTGCCGATTGTCTCAATGTTATTTATCGTGGGATACTTCACTTGGCTGTATTTCCGCAAAGCCAATGACAACGACGATCGCATTGCCGCCGGCAAGCCGCTCTACGGAGAAGATGATAACGAGAAGGTTTTGGTCTGGCCGGATCTGGTTTATACCGAATTGATCTGCATGGTGGCCTTAACCGCCCTGTTGGTGCTGTGGGGATGCGTCTTGCAAGCCCCGCTGGAAGAACCGGCCTCAGCGGTCAAGACTCCCAACCCCTCGAAAGCGCCGTGGTATTTTCTGGGTTTGCAGGAAATGCTGGTTTATTACGACCCCTGGATGGCCGGTGTGGTGCTGCCGTCTGTGATTCTGGTGGGTCTGATGGCGTTGCCCTACATCGATTTCAATAAACGGGGCAACGGTTATTACTCGTTCAATGAACGAAAATTCGCGATTCTGACCTTCATGTTCGGCTTTTTGCCGTTGTGGATTGGGCTGATCGTGTTGGGGACGTTTTTGCGAGGTCCCAACTGGAACTTTTTCGGCATTTATGAGCCTTGGGACCCCCACAAGTTGGAGGTGCTCAACAACGTGAACTTGTCGGAGTATTTTTGGGCTTGGATGGGTCGGACTCCTCCCATTGCTGCCCCAGGCTCAAGTGGATTTGAGCAGTTTGTCATGATCCTGTTGCGGGAATCAGTGGGTCTGATATTGGTGGGCGCCTATTTGCTGGTGCTGCCGCCGTTGATGGCGGTGACAATTTTTCGCAAGTTTTTCCGACACATGGGTTTCATCCGCTACTTCGTGTTGGCAAACCTGTTTTTGTTCATGGCCTGTTTGCCAATCAAAATGTTGTTGCGTTGGACCTTCAACCTGAAATATATCGTCGCGATCCCGGAATACTTCTTCAACATTTAGGCCCGTTGGGCAAGTTGATGATTCACTGTCCGTCGTGATAGTTGTTGCTTTGAAAACGACATGAGGTATCCGCAGCGCCGCATTTGAAGCGGACTGTCGGATTGTTGAAAACGAAAGTCTGGAAGACCATGCCGGCTAACGAAGAATTCTGGCGACGTCCGAGTCGAATGCACGTGGTGTTTGCCATCAGCGCGCTTGTGCTCACGTTCGCAACGGTATTGATGCTCGTCAAAGATTACGACGACGAGTGGAGGGTCTATCAACGCGAATTCTCC from the Symmachiella macrocystis genome contains:
- a CDS encoding QcrA and Rieske domain-containing protein, which translates into the protein MTTADILAFCRAEASAGSSSDAPAEEVVEAPAPEETTAETPAEEAPAAESAPAAPAKKPTSTKDILAAARAAAAAGGEKAAAPPAAEKPKAKAASGAKPTSTKDILAAARAQKASGGGAGSAAPAKKKEAPAKAATTASGDKPSVKEMLAAFRNEKQAAGEKAAPAATDADGKKMPPKMPVPPRKPKAKPVPAAVDENRRSFLAALLVVPSAFAAAWVMLAGSASAWLLALVRFGLPNVLVEPPSKFKIGSPGDYDFGTVSTKWKAERGIWVVHTDRYKGQNVIVALSTVCTHLGCTPNWLEGEQKFKCPCHGSGFYIDGVNFEGPAPRPLERHGIVVAADGMLEVDKGLKFQEEMGQWEDPKSFVGA
- a CDS encoding cytochrome b N-terminal domain-containing protein, producing the protein MKIGEYIRESQIWKSVFRHPAPYDRRNRVVVMLTNFFLHLHPVSIKKQGIALSYTWCMGGITFFLFLVETVTGVLLMFYYRPTLEHAFNDILALRDVATLGIMREIHRWGAHGMVITVWLHMYRVFLTGSYKPPREFNWVVGVLLLVLTLLLSFTGYLLPWDQLAIWAITVGSNMARATPFLGSEGPGAQILNIGGFDLITSGSDARFVLLGGRFVGEATLNRFYILHCVFIPLVVATLIAIHFWRVRKDGGISQPL
- a CDS encoding glutamate cyclase domain-containing protein; this translates as MPSTPPSPLIAQLDELIRRDPAQRGLIGTEREFGALCPGHLAAAAAELAENARSVGIVTGFFIPGGQPPAAETDGPLGSLFLAAILEKLGVETHVITDSRCHTALCAAARAMEFPSDRVYQTVIDDNDTGETFFQSAPGKQLTHLIALERVGPCHTADSLTIQLRGGTVPLKEFQQHVPPAAHDRCHNMRGEAIDAYSGNLHRLFEFVAQSRSDIKTIGIGDGANEIGMGSIPWENLHRRLEGDHAGRVPCRIATDWTIVTGTSNWGGYALAAAIAHLNDAPQHLAPYDSAQQFHVLEQFVLHGPAVDGVTRRQEPTVDGLPFLTYIQPLEGMRQLLGID
- a CDS encoding mandelate racemase/muconate lactonizing enzyme family protein — its product is MTSPSHETHIPRRTLLGSMGAAAGTALFAGDALAADPAGAVLDRTSSIRITRLTPNICRDRVYVKIDTNHGISGWGEIKGVVPTVAAALAASMFEMLDGQNPTRIEHLWQVLYRAERNQRGGAFMLHTIAGIDMALWDITGQLWGVPVYRLLGGPLREKIRVYPTDKAIKVGSGPQPQSGNPDQIERMVQSVRAAREKVGPDGTVMFDAHSAVPPAMLIQFAAAIEPYNLLFLEEPAVPGNIEVFKRLKQQIRIPLAAGERDRTIWGILPYLAEKVLDIVQPDCGYTGGISQMKKIATLAEAYMTPIAPHCTQSYLGMTASFHVAASVPLFLIHEAYDDELLGTIVKPHWQRTDDGHVTLPEGTGLCVDIDETALAKVAADPNYKYRWRGPKLDADGGVVDY